A stretch of the Ictidomys tridecemlineatus isolate mIctTri1 chromosome 5, mIctTri1.hap1, whole genome shotgun sequence genome encodes the following:
- the LOC101974470 gene encoding granzyme B-like — protein sequence MKPLLLLLVFLLCPRTEAGKIIGGREAVPHSHPYMAFLRIKTPTQTKRCGGFLVREDFVLTAAHCWKRSRSITVILGAHNIKHNEKTQQIIPVKKVFPHPDFKCSYFNDIMLLQLEKKAKLTAEVSLLKLPSRKSQVTPGMVCTVAGWGLIGQNTSTTKLHEVQLEIQKDKECLSRFKMFYNSTIHMCVGNPKENKTSFKGDSGGPFVCKNVAQGIVSFGKEEGIPPRVYTRISTFQRWIEKTMKSFKLQGQD from the exons ATGAAGCCACTCCTGCTCCTGTTGGTCTTTCTTCTGTGCCCAAGGACAGAGGCAG GGAAAATCATCGGGGGCCGGGAAGCTGTGCCTCATTCCCATCCCTACATGGCATTTCTTCGGATAAAGACTCCAACTCAAACAAAACGATGTGGGGGTTTCCTTGTGCGTGAGGACTTTGTCCTGACAGCAGCCCACTGCTGGAAAAG GAGCAGATCCATCACTGTCATCCTGGGGGCCCACAACATCAAACACAATGAGAAGACCCAGCAGATCATCCCTGTAAAAAAAGTCTTCCCCCACCCAGATTTCAAATGCAGCTATTTCAATGACATCATGTTACTGCAG TTGGAAAAGAAGGCCAAGCTCACTGCTGAGGTGAGCCTCCTCAAATTACCCTCAAGAAAATCCCAGGTTACACCAGGGATGGTGTGCACTGTGGCTGGCTGGGGACTCATTGGCCAAAATACATCCACAACAAAACTGCATGAGGTACAGCTTGAAATCCAAAAGGACAAGGAATGTCTCTCTCGTTTCAAAATGTTTTACAACTCCACCATCCATATGTGTGTGGGGAATCCAAAGGAGAACAAGACTTCTTTTAAG GGAGACTCTGGGGGCCCCTTTGTGTGTAAAAACGTGGCCCAGGGCATTGTGTCCTTTGGGAAAGAGGAGGGGATACCTCCACGTGTCTACACCAGGATCTCAACCTTTCAACGCTGGAttgaaaaaacaatgaaatcctTTAAACTCCAGGGACAAGACTAA